The Physeter macrocephalus isolate SW-GA unplaced genomic scaffold, ASM283717v5 random_512, whole genome shotgun sequence genome contains a region encoding:
- the LOC114485205 gene encoding glucose-fructose oxidoreductase domain-containing protein 1: protein MMSAAHYYPKLMSIMGNVLRFLPAFARMKQLIEEGYVGELLVCEVQVHGGSLLGKKYNWSCDDLMGGGGLHSVGTYIIDLLTFLTGQKAVRVHGLLKTFVKQTDHIKGIRQITSDDFCTFQMVLEGGVCCTVTLNFNVPGEFKQDVTVVGSAGRLLAVGTDLYGQRNSAPAQELLVQDATPVSNSLLPEKAFSDIPSPYLRGTIKMMQAVRQAFQDQDDRRTWDGRPLTMAATFDDCLYALCVVDTIKRSSQTGEWQDIAVMTEEPELSPAYLISEAMRRSRMSLYC, encoded by the coding sequence ATGATGTCGGCCGCCCACTACTACCCCAAGCTCATGAGCATCATGGGCAACGTGCTGCGCTTCCTGCCGGCCTTCGCGCGCATGAAGCAGCTCATCGAGGAGGGCTACGTGGGCGAGCTGCTGGTGTGCGAGGTGCAGGTGCACGGCGGCAGCCTGCTGGGCAAGAAGTACAACTGGAGCTGCGACGACCTGATGGGCGGCGGCGGCCTGCACTCGGTGGGCACCTACATCATCGACCTGCTCACCTTCCTCACCGGCCAGAAGGCTGTCAGGGTCCACGGGCTGCTCAAGACCTTCGTGAAGCAGACCGACCACATCAAGGGCATCCGCCAGATCACCAGCGACGACTTCTGCACCTTCCAGATGGTGCTGGAGGGCGGCGTGTGCTGCACCGTCACCCTCAACTTCAACGTGCCCGGCGAGTTCAAGCAGGACGTGACCGTGGTGGGCTCAGCCGGGCGCCTGCTGGCGGTGGGCACCGACCTGTACGGGCAGCGCAACAGCGCCCCCGCGCAGGAGCTGCTGGTGCAGGACGCCACGCCTGTCAGCAACTCGCTGCTGCCCGAGAAGGCCTTCAGCGACATCCCCTCGCCCTACCTGCGCGGCACCATCAAGATGATGCAGGCCGTGCGCCAGGCCTTCCAGGACCAGGACGACCGGCGCACGTGGGACGGGCGACCGCTCACCATGGCCGCCACCTTCGACGACTGCCTGTACGCCCTGTGCGTGGTGGACACCATCAAGCGGTCCAGCCAGACGGGCGAGTGGCAGGACATCGCGGTGATGACGGAGGAGCCCGAGCTCAGCCCCGCCTACCTGATCAGCGAGGCCATGCGCCGGAGCCGGATGTCCCTGTACTGTTAG